One region of Asterias rubens chromosome 5, eAstRub1.3, whole genome shotgun sequence genomic DNA includes:
- the LOC117290112 gene encoding histamine N-methyltransferase-like, with protein MMYKPVEPLVVLQSSGTSFAVRDPCLPGPDVRSRSVSDTVCPTFLTPRPKVRPRSSTACSDPYLIQHQQFKQTINILPSQSSQKPNYVTQCHPDQTINGREPATDLCQHQESSCGNSQAAEDEPGCYPWLYDNSARYMACLDEFQRFSDEWQGVQGWIGDNLATLVDLQNLGYENDEMLARKIECGQSSDWHPEVYKMLGVGSGSGEVDAAILRVLLPRHPRVLTTVVEPDPSQMRLYRQLMVENDLSGGVEFAYHQKTSSQFITESIHNMTFDLIHMVHVLYHINLVELENTFMKYYQSLSPGGLMFITYESDKSSLARIRGALQPFKPGMLPYMSVRDIEKELCKGVPTYERYNIKGVLDVTACLRHGRSSANGDCLWDFITRVVDFRINAPKKIVQKTAKMLQHFSWREDGGRIMTNTDTAVIVVTKHNPGIP; from the exons ATGATGTACAAACCAGTGGAACCATTGGTTGTACTTCAATCTAGTGGCACCTCGTTTGCCGTACGCGATCCGTGCTTACCGGGTCCCGACGTCCGATCTCGATCGGTCAGCGATACCGTGTGTCCGACGTTTTTGACCCCTCGGCCTAAGGTTCGTCCACGCTCGTCTACTGCGTGCAGCGACCCATACTTAATACAACATCAACAGTTTAAGCAAACTATCAACATACTTCCATCTCAAAGTTCTCAGAAGCCAAACTATGTGACTCAATGTCACCCGGATCAGACCATCAATGGAAGAGAGCCGGCAACAGACCTCTGTCAGCACCAAGAGTCGTCCTGCGGCAACTCACAGGCTGCCGAAGACGAGCCCGGGTGCTACCCGTGGCTGTACGATAACTCGGCAAGGTACATGGCATGCCTTGATGAGTTCCAACGGTTCTCTGATGAGTGGCAGGGCGTCCAAGGGTGGATAGGCGACAACCTTGCCACACTGGTGGATCTTCAAAACCTGGGTTATGAGAATGATGAAATGTTAGCGAGGAAGATCGAATGTGGCCAGTCCTCGGACTGGCACCCAGAGGTATACAAGATGCTTGGGGTTGGCAGTGGATCAG GTGAAGTCGATGCGGCCATTCTACGGGTGTTACTACCGCGGCATCCACGTGTCTTGACCACGGTGGTAGAGCCAGACCCGTCACAGATGAGACTGTACCGTCAACTCATGGTGGAAAACGATCTCTCCGGAGGAGTCGAGTTTGCCTATCATCAGAAGACATCGTCACAGTTTATC ACGGAGAGTATCCAtaatatgacctttgacctgatCCATATGGTCCATGTGCTTTATCACATCAATCTGGTGGAGTTAGAGAACACCTTCATGAAATACTATCAGAGTCTGAGTCCAGGGGGACTCATGTTCATCACGTATGAATCAG ATAAAAGTAGTCTCGCCAGGATCCGTGGTGCCCTGCAACCGTTCAAGCCAGGGATGTTGCCTTACATGTCCGTCCGTGATATAGAAaaggaactttgcaaaggggtACCAACCTACGAGCGGTACAACATCAAAGGCGTCCTTGACGTCACAGCGTGCCTACGTCACGGCCGCTCATCAGCCAATGGAGACTGCCTGTGGGACTTCATCACGCGCGTTGTGGACTTCCGTATCAATGCGCCCAAGAAAATAGTGCAGAAAACCGCGAAGATGCTGCAGCACTTCTCGTGGAGAGAGGACGGCGGAAGGATAATGACCAACACTGACACGGCCGTGATTGTTGTGACCAAACACAACCCAGGGATACCATGA
- the LOC117290665 gene encoding alpha-(1,3)-fucosyltransferase 6-like — protein sequence MSLPVLFVSTQLLGLVLRPSVILTLIFAGAGAQIIWVYVVVSGYRQRVQPSNPLVGNVASLAPSQGRDQPGVPRLEKGEFVKRYRLPPDAMNRYTNTKEFLIYGSLNNMEDFPELRGMLDIFAKDIPGTYWTYAPVFCPDMNTTIGLTVSMDYSEFRTKDAVVFGTLPKMLANNLGELLNKEPHAGQTWIYFSTESPFRAMRWVKDMRLASLKYHKLMTYNRKSDIVFPFGYTVTNRTAENSLSRNFAQEKSKLIAWMASNCEEIFWPRNEYVERMRELVKVDTYGRCGSIDCLRRSSERCTLILGQYKFYLALTNSECQDYITEKFWDTALKHDIVPVVGGAPREDYEQVAPQNSFIHIGDFNTVRQLVDYLLLLDKNDAMYNTYFEWKQTRSVVTRFPPKPELFCSMVPHLTDGRTRVKKLGKSPWFKTCRNGVTMDSSVRARARVLDNNFNSWTPWRL from the coding sequence ATGTCTTTACCTGTCTTGTTTGTGTCCACTCAGCTCCTGGGCTTAGTCCTTCGTCCTTCAGTCATTCTGACACTCATCTTTGCCGGTGCAGGGGCTCAAATCATCTGGGTCTATGTCGTTGTCTCCGGGTACAGACAGAGAGTCCAACCGAGCAATCCCCTCGTCGGCAATGTCGCTTCACTCGCCCCATCGCAAGGCCGAGATCAACCCGGTGTCCCCCGGCTAGAGAAGGGCGAGTTCGTCAAGAGATACCGCCTGCCACCAGACGCGATGAACCGGTACACCAACACTAAAGAGTTCCTCATCTACGGTAGCTTGAATAACATGGAGGATTTCCCGGAGTTACGAGGAATGCTCGACATATTTGCCAAAGACATTCCCGGCACTTATTGGACCTACGCCCCGGTGTTCTGCCCTGATATGAACACAACAATAGGCCTGACAGTCTCCATGGACTATTCCGAATTCAGAACAAAAGACGCTGTAGTCTTTGGTACGTTGCCCAAAATGCTTGCCAACAATTTGGGAGAATTGCTCAACAAAGAACCACATGCCGGTCAAACTTGGATTTACTTCAGCACAGAATCTCCATTCAGAGCCATGAGATGGGTGAAAGATATGCGGTTGGCAAGTTTGAAATACCACAAACTGATGACGTACAATCGGAAGTCAGACATAGTCTTTCCTTTCGGTTATACCGTGACAAATAGAACCGCTGAGAATTCTTTGAGCCGGAATTTTGCTCAAGAGAAAAGCAAGCTTATCGCGTGGATGGCGAGTAACTGCGAGGAGATTTTCTGGCCGAGAAACGAGTACGTTGAGCGGATGAGAGAGCTGGTAAAAGTAGACACATACGGCCGGTGCGGTTCGATCGACTGCCTACGTCGTAGCTCCGAGAGATGCACCCTTATTCTCGGTCAATATAAATTCTACCTGGCTCTTACGAACTCGGAATGTCAAGACTACATCACAGAAAAATTTTGGGACACTGCTCTCAAGCATGACATCGTACCGGTCGTTGGCGGCGCACCAAGGGAAGATTATGAGCAAGTTGCCCCGCAGAATTCTTTCATCCACATTGGAGATTTCAATACAGTAAGACAACTTGTGGATTACTTGCTTTTGCTGGATAAGAACGACGCTATGTACAATACGTACTTTGAATGGAAGCAGACGAGAAGTGTGGTCACTCGCTTCCCGCCAAAACCGGAACTATTTTGCAGCATGGTTCCGCATTTGACTGATGGCAGGACACGAGTAAAAAAATTGGGCAAATCGCCATGGTTTAAAACGTGTAGAAATGGGGTGACTATGGACTCATCAGTGCGGGCACGAGCCAGGGTTTTAGACAATAATTTCAACTCGTGGACGCCATGGcgcctttga